One Betaproteobacteria bacterium DNA segment encodes these proteins:
- a CDS encoding helix-turn-helix transcriptional regulator yields the protein MVKYSEDSLDTVFAALADPTRRGVIELLDGGSLPVSELAAPHSMSLPGFMKHLRVLEDAGLITRSKEGRVVNCTLSAESMKDAAAWMARYEKFWTERLDALGRYLYHQKELTPWQTKSTSGRRSPSLAPTPSPPKKSGGRGRTRKR from the coding sequence ATGGTTAAGTATTCAGAAGACTCGCTCGATACCGTCTTCGCTGCCCTGGCCGATCCGACGCGCCGCGGTGTTATCGAATTGCTGGACGGCGGCAGCCTGCCCGTGAGCGAACTTGCTGCGCCGCACAGCATGTCGCTGCCCGGCTTCATGAAGCACCTGCGCGTGCTCGAGGACGCCGGTCTCATCACCCGCTCCAAGGAAGGACGGGTGGTGAACTGCACGCTTTCGGCCGAGTCAATGAAGGACGCTGCGGCGTGGATGGCGCGCTATGAGAAATTCTGGACGGAACGTCTCGACGCGCTCGGCCGCTATCTGTATCACCAGAAGGAGTTGACACCATGGCAAACAAAATCAACGAGCGGCCGTCGCTCTCCCTCACTCGCACCTACCCCGTCGCCCCCGAAAAAGTCTGGCGGGCGTGGACGGACCCGGAAGCGTTGA
- a CDS encoding SRPBCC domain-containing protein: MANKINERPSLSLTRTYPVAPEKVWRAWTDPEALKHWFGPDEEKVSFAQTDVRVGGRFHVIFSTLDGEQHDVSGVYREVQPHRKLVFTWAWKSTPERESLVTLSFRPSGSGTEFNMLHEQFFDVAARDRHEYGWTGSLAKLERFLRESQR; this comes from the coding sequence ATGGCAAACAAAATCAACGAGCGGCCGTCGCTCTCCCTCACTCGCACCTACCCCGTCGCCCCCGAAAAAGTCTGGCGGGCGTGGACGGACCCGGAAGCGTTGAAACACTGGTTCGGGCCGGACGAGGAGAAAGTCTCGTTTGCGCAAACCGATGTGCGGGTGGGCGGTCGCTTTCACGTCATCTTCAGCACTCTCGATGGCGAGCAGCACGACGTCAGCGGCGTGTACCGGGAAGTGCAGCCGCACCGCAAACTGGTGTTCACCTGGGCGTGGAAGAGCACGCCTGAGCGTGAATCGCTGGTGACTCTCAGCTTCCGGCCCTCGGGCAGTGGCACCGAATTCAACATGCTGCACGAGCAGTTCTTCGATGTTGCGGCGCGCGACCGACATGAGTACGGCTGGACCGGCAGTCTCGCCAAACTCGAACGCTTTCTGCGGGAGAGTCAGCGATAA
- a CDS encoding VOC family protein, which yields MLGNNDAAATIAVSNMETARKFYEGTLGLKKVREEGKEMIAYRSGNSTINVYRSKYAGTNQATALTWMVGDDVEGVVRELKAKGVTFEHYDMPDTKREGDVHIGGHMKLAWFKDPDGNILNIVSG from the coding sequence ATGCTGGGAAATAACGATGCAGCCGCAACCATCGCGGTCAGCAACATGGAAACAGCGAGGAAATTTTACGAAGGCACGCTCGGTCTGAAAAAAGTGCGCGAGGAAGGCAAGGAAATGATCGCCTACCGGAGCGGGAACTCCACCATCAACGTATATCGATCGAAGTACGCCGGCACCAACCAGGCGACGGCCTTGACATGGATGGTCGGCGATGACGTCGAGGGTGTTGTCCGCGAGCTGAAAGCCAAGGGCGTGACCTTCGAACATTACGACATGCCGGACACAAAGCGGGAGGGCGACGTCCATATCGGCGGGCACATGAAGCTCGCCTGGTTCAAGGATCCGGACGGCAACATCCTCAACATCGTCAGCGGATAG
- a CDS encoding VOC family protein: MGNPVVHWELMSKDPAKVSAFYEKIFDWKIQHIPEMNYRMVETGGEGGINGGILKPEREGPWPGNMLFYVNVDDLAAYRKKVVAAGGKIHVEEQAVPGMGAFSLFTDPEGRMMGLWKAAKKQ, translated from the coding sequence ATGGGCAATCCTGTCGTTCACTGGGAATTGATGTCGAAGGATCCGGCGAAAGTGTCGGCGTTCTACGAAAAGATCTTCGATTGGAAGATCCAGCACATCCCCGAAATGAATTACCGCATGGTCGAAACCGGCGGCGAGGGCGGCATCAACGGCGGCATCCTGAAGCCGGAGCGCGAGGGACCGTGGCCGGGCAACATGCTTTTCTATGTCAACGTCGACGACCTTGCGGCCTATCGCAAGAAAGTGGTTGCGGCAGGAGGCAAGATCCACGTCGAGGAACAGGCGGTGCCAGGCATGGGTGCATTCTCCCTGTTCACGGATCCAGAGGGGCGCATGATGGGATTGTGGAAGGCAGCCAAAAAGCAATGA
- a CDS encoding winged helix-turn-helix transcriptional regulator: MSPDRLSSTFAALADPTRRAILARLASGEKSVNDLAEPFEMSLPAVSKHLKVLESAGLITRGREAQWRPCRLEAGPLKDISNWVERYRQFWEKSFDRLDAYLREIQSKEKKGKTSGRKKK, encoded by the coding sequence ATGTCCCCCGACCGCCTCAGCAGCACGTTCGCGGCCCTTGCCGATCCCACCCGGCGCGCAATCCTTGCCCGGCTCGCTTCGGGGGAAAAATCCGTGAACGATCTGGCGGAGCCCTTCGAGATGAGCCTTCCGGCGGTATCCAAGCATCTCAAGGTGCTGGAGTCCGCGGGTCTCATCACACGCGGCCGCGAGGCACAGTGGCGCCCCTGCCGGCTCGAGGCGGGGCCGCTCAAGGACATCTCCAACTGGGTCGAACGCTACCGGCAGTTTTGGGAGAAAAGTTTCGATCGACTGGACGCCTATCTGCGCGAAATCCAATCGAAGGAAAAGAAAGGAAAAACCAGTGGTCGCAAAAAGAAGTAG
- a CDS encoding SRPBCC domain-containing protein, with protein MVAKRSSAAEATSDREIVLTRAFEASRELVWKAWTDPKHINEWWGPRGFTTTTHEIDVRPGGVWRFMMHGPDGVDYPNRIVYLEIVKPERLVYNHSGDGEAEDVQFQVTVTFAEEGGKTRLTLRMLFATAAERDKTVEQYGAIEGGNQTLDRLGEYLAQMV; from the coding sequence GTGGTCGCAAAAAGAAGTAGTGCCGCCGAGGCAACGTCGGATCGGGAGATCGTCCTGACTCGCGCTTTCGAAGCGTCGCGCGAACTCGTCTGGAAAGCGTGGACGGATCCGAAACACATCAACGAGTGGTGGGGCCCGCGAGGTTTCACGACCACCACTCACGAGATCGACGTGCGGCCGGGCGGCGTCTGGCGGTTCATGATGCACGGCCCGGATGGCGTCGACTATCCGAACAGGATCGTCTATCTCGAGATCGTGAAACCCGAGCGCCTGGTTTATAACCATAGCGGGGACGGAGAGGCCGAGGACGTGCAGTTTCAAGTAACGGTGACCTTCGCGGAGGAAGGCGGCAAGACCAGGCTCACCCTCCGGATGCTCTTCGCGACGGCTGCGGAACGGGACAAGACCGTGGAGCAGTATGGGGCCATCGAGGGCGGGAACCAGACTCTGGATCGCCTCGGCGAATATTTGGCGCAGATGGTTTAG
- a CDS encoding YciI family protein has translation MRFMVIVKADKNSEAGVLPDEKLLAEMGKYNEELAKAGVLLAGEGLHPSSKGARVRFSGTKRIVIDGPFPETKDLVAGFWLFQVKSKEEAIEWVKRCPNPFPGTDSEIEIRQVFEADDFGAEFTPELREQEERIRAQAAAKR, from the coding sequence ATGCGATTCATGGTGATAGTCAAAGCAGACAAGAACTCCGAGGCAGGCGTCCTTCCGGACGAGAAGCTTCTGGCCGAGATGGGAAAGTACAACGAGGAGCTGGCGAAGGCCGGCGTGCTGCTCGCAGGCGAAGGGCTCCACCCGAGTTCGAAGGGCGCACGCGTCAGGTTTTCCGGCACGAAACGGATCGTAATCGACGGACCCTTCCCCGAGACGAAGGATCTGGTCGCGGGCTTCTGGCTGTTCCAGGTGAAGTCGAAGGAAGAAGCGATCGAATGGGTCAAGCGCTGTCCCAATCCCTTCCCGGGCACGGACTCCGAGATCGAGATTCGCCAGGTATTCGAGGCGGATGATTTCGGCGCCGAGTTCACGCCCGAGCTCAGGGAACAAGAGGAGCGCATACGGGCCCAGGCGGCCGCGAAACGATAG
- a CDS encoding VOC family protein: MLVQSYLFFDGRCEEAVEFYRSKLGAEVTMLMRFSDSPEPHPPGMIPPGSENKVMHTSFRIGDTTVMASDGRCTGKPSFQGFSLSLSVANETEAERLFALLGDGGQVQMPLSKTFFSPRFGMVADRFGVSWMIIVAP, translated from the coding sequence ATGCTAGTCCAATCCTATCTGTTTTTCGATGGCCGCTGCGAGGAGGCGGTCGAGTTCTACCGCAGCAAACTCGGCGCCGAGGTGACGATGCTCATGCGCTTCAGTGACAGTCCCGAGCCCCATCCACCTGGCATGATCCCGCCGGGATCCGAAAACAAGGTGATGCATACGAGCTTTCGCATCGGCGACACGACGGTGATGGCTTCCGACGGCAGGTGCACCGGCAAGCCGAGCTTTCAGGGCTTTTCCCTGTCGCTATCGGTGGCGAACGAAACCGAGGCTGAACGGCTGTTCGCTTTGCTGGGTGATGGCGGCCAGGTACAGATGCCTTTGAGCAAAACCTTTTTCTCGCCGCGCTTCGGCATGGTCGCCGACCGCTTCGGCGTGTCGTGGATGATCATCGTCGCACCGTAA
- a CDS encoding SRPBCC family protein — MLKIILIALAIIVVVLAVVVALQPADFRIARSATISAPAPAIFAQVDDLHKWEAWNPWQKVDPAMKLTFAGPPAGPGASYSWAGNKDVGEGRLTIIESRPSDLVRIKLEFMKPFAATNTATFTFKPEGNQTAVTWSMEGKNNFFAKAINLCMNMDKMVGGQFEKGLADMKSVAESAPKQ; from the coding sequence ATGCTCAAGATCATCCTCATTGCCCTCGCCATCATTGTTGTCGTGCTTGCCGTCGTCGTGGCACTGCAGCCCGCCGATTTCCGCATTGCGCGCAGCGCCACTATCTCCGCTCCCGCGCCTGCGATATTTGCCCAAGTCGACGACCTCCACAAATGGGAAGCCTGGAACCCGTGGCAGAAAGTCGATCCGGCGATGAAGCTGACCTTTGCAGGCCCGCCGGCCGGGCCTGGCGCGTCTTACTCATGGGCCGGCAACAAGGATGTGGGCGAAGGACGCCTGACGATCATCGAGAGCCGCCCGAGCGACCTCGTCCGGATCAAGCTCGAGTTCATGAAGCCCTTCGCAGCCACCAACACGGCGACGTTCACGTTCAAGCCCGAAGGCAATCAAACGGCCGTGACGTGGAGCATGGAAGGCAAGAACAATTTCTTTGCCAAGGCGATCAATCTTTGCATGAACATGGACAAGATGGTCGGCGGTCAATTCGAGAAGGGTCTGGCCGATATGAAATCGGTGGCGGAGTCGGCACCGAAGCAATAG
- a CDS encoding polyisoprenoid-binding protein — protein MSLTKCLLAAVIAGAAFPAVAAPDNYTIDPMHTYPSLEFSHMGLSVWRGKFNKTSGKVLLDRAARTGNVEVTIDVSSINFGLAAMDEKARSDDFFDTAKFPTATYKGKLKFAGDKPKTVDGQITIMGVTRPVTLSINLFNCMPHPMLKKEVCGADAEGELNWSEYGMKMSQYGQGDAGKVHLRVQVEAIKDE, from the coding sequence ATGTCATTGACGAAGTGCTTGCTCGCCGCCGTTATCGCCGGTGCTGCGTTTCCCGCGGTTGCCGCACCCGACAACTACACCATCGACCCCATGCATACCTACCCGAGCCTCGAGTTCTCCCACATGGGTCTCTCCGTCTGGCGCGGCAAATTCAACAAGACCTCCGGAAAGGTTTTGCTCGACCGCGCTGCCAGGACGGGAAATGTCGAAGTCACGATCGACGTCTCGAGCATCAACTTCGGCCTCGCCGCGATGGACGAGAAAGCGCGCTCGGATGATTTCTTCGATACCGCAAAATTTCCGACCGCCACCTACAAGGGCAAGCTCAAGTTCGCCGGCGACAAGCCCAAGACCGTCGACGGCCAGATCACGATCATGGGCGTTACGCGCCCAGTGACGCTCAGTATCAATCTCTTCAACTGCATGCCGCATCCGATGCTCAAGAAAGAGGTGTGCGGAGCTGACGCCGAAGGCGAGCTCAACTGGTCGGAATACGGCATGAAAATGAGCCAGTACGGTCAGGGCGACGCCGGCAAGGTGCACCTGCGCGTCCAGGTCGAAGCGATCAAGGACGAATGA
- a CDS encoding SRPBCC domain-containing protein — MPAEKSSPQADRPFVISREFNARRDIVWKSWTEAEHLKQWWGPKGFTVHTCKVDLRPGGKFHYGMSAPDGSDMWGRFVYREIDPPRRLVFIVSFSDPEGGLSRHPGHLNWPLQMLSTVTFEEAGGKTTVTVQWEAYEATDLERQTFQDGMASMQQGWTGTFEQFNDYLAKAVREQRI; from the coding sequence ATGCCCGCGGAAAAATCCTCTCCCCAGGCCGACCGCCCCTTCGTCATATCGCGCGAGTTCAACGCGCGACGAGACATCGTGTGGAAGTCCTGGACCGAGGCCGAACACCTGAAACAGTGGTGGGGACCGAAAGGCTTCACCGTGCACACCTGCAAGGTCGATCTCCGGCCGGGCGGCAAGTTTCATTACGGCATGAGCGCGCCCGACGGCAGCGACATGTGGGGCCGGTTCGTCTACCGCGAAATCGATCCGCCGCGGAGGCTGGTATTCATCGTGTCGTTTTCCGACCCGGAGGGTGGCTTAAGCCGGCACCCCGGCCACCTCAATTGGCCGCTGCAAATGCTTTCGACAGTGACTTTCGAGGAAGCCGGCGGAAAGACTACGGTCACCGTGCAGTGGGAGGCGTATGAGGCAACGGACCTGGAGCGCCAGACCTTCCAGGACGGAATGGCGTCGATGCAGCAGGGCTGGACCGGAACCTTCGAGCAATTCAACGACTACCTGGCAAAGGCCGTCAGGGAACAGCGCATATAA
- a CDS encoding VOC family protein — MQKITPFLWFDGKAEEAMNFYVSIFKNSKTGRVTRYGDAGPGPKGTVMSATFELDGQEFFALNGGPVFTFTPAISFFVNCETQEEVDEFWEKFSAGGEKQRCGWLKDKFGLSWQIVPSILGKLLQDKDAGKSTRVMNAMMQMGKLDIKRLEQAALQ; from the coding sequence ATGCAAAAAATCACGCCGTTCCTGTGGTTCGACGGCAAAGCCGAGGAGGCAATGAACTTCTATGTCTCCATTTTCAAGAACTCGAAGACCGGGCGCGTTACCCGTTATGGCGATGCGGGGCCGGGGCCGAAGGGAACGGTCATGTCCGCGACCTTCGAACTCGACGGGCAGGAGTTCTTTGCGCTGAACGGCGGCCCGGTTTTCACCTTCACCCCTGCCATTTCGTTCTTCGTGAACTGCGAGACGCAGGAAGAAGTCGATGAATTCTGGGAGAAGTTTTCCGCGGGCGGAGAAAAGCAAAGATGCGGCTGGCTCAAGGACAAATTCGGCCTGTCGTGGCAGATCGTTCCTTCCATCCTGGGAAAATTGCTGCAGGACAAAGATGCCGGGAAGTCGACGAGAGTCATGAATGCGATGATGCAAATGGGCAAACTCGACATAAAGCGCCTGGAACAGGCGGCGCTGCAATGA
- a CDS encoding SRPBCC domain-containing protein encodes MSTKELSVAKPGATAEAQDRVLLFTRVFNAPRDVVFRAWTEPEQLVQWWAPEGFSVAFLEMDIRPGGVWRKCMRSPEGTDYWRRGVYLEVVEPERLVFTYISDDPESDPDHETIVTITFADHGAKTLMTFRQAEFESVAARDSHQGGWTSCLQRFAAYVARA; translated from the coding sequence ATGAGCACCAAAGAATTATCCGTGGCAAAGCCCGGTGCGACAGCCGAGGCACAGGACCGCGTGCTGCTTTTCACCCGCGTCTTCAACGCACCCCGCGATGTGGTGTTCCGCGCATGGACCGAGCCGGAACAACTCGTGCAGTGGTGGGCTCCGGAGGGATTCTCCGTGGCCTTCCTCGAGATGGACATCCGCCCGGGCGGCGTCTGGCGCAAGTGCATGCGCTCGCCTGAAGGCACCGACTACTGGCGGCGTGGTGTCTATCTCGAGGTGGTGGAACCGGAGCGGCTCGTGTTCACCTACATTTCGGATGACCCTGAGAGCGATCCCGACCACGAGACGATCGTGACCATCACCTTCGCGGATCACGGCGCGAAGACACTGATGACTTTCCGGCAGGCCGAATTCGAGTCGGTTGCGGCGCGCGATTCCCACCAAGGTGGTTGGACCAGTTGCCTGCAGCGATTCGCCGCTTACGTGGCGCGGGCGTAA
- a CDS encoding MFS transporter: MANDVDSRKRWLALYVLCLGVLMIVLDTTIVNVALPSIREDLGFSETSLVWVVNAYMLTFGGFLLLGGRLGDLFGHRRLFLFGITLFTLASLACGLSNSQALLIAARAVQGLGGAVVSAVALSLIMNLFTEPSGRAKAMGIYGFVCAGGGSIGVLLGGVLTSAFNWHWIFLVNLPIGVAVYALCLVLLPDARGQTATGRLDVAGAATVTSSLMLAVYAIVNGNEAGWTSAPTLGLLAAAAVLLATFLGIESRAREPLMPLGLFRLRNVATANVVGVLWAAAMFAWFFISALYLQLVLGYSALQVGLAFLPANLIMATFSLGLSAKIVMRFGIRPPLAVGLLLAAVGLLLFARAPVDGLFVVDVLPGMLLLGLGAGIAFNPVLLAAMSDVSPNESGLASGVVNTSFMMGGALGLAILASLAGARANNLLSSGAGSLAALNGGYHVAFLIGAVFAAAAALLSAVLLRAGRQVPAYEGEKASGGMQAAAGQAGESAAAHRY; this comes from the coding sequence GTGGCAAACGATGTCGACAGCCGCAAGCGCTGGCTGGCTCTATACGTGCTGTGTCTCGGCGTGCTAATGATCGTTCTCGACACGACGATCGTGAACGTCGCCCTGCCGTCGATCCGGGAAGATCTCGGCTTCTCCGAAACCTCGTTGGTGTGGGTTGTGAATGCGTACATGCTCACATTCGGCGGCTTCCTGCTGCTTGGCGGCCGGTTGGGCGATCTCTTCGGGCACCGCAGGCTGTTCCTGTTCGGCATCACCCTCTTCACGCTCGCATCGCTTGCCTGCGGACTGTCGAACTCGCAGGCGTTGCTCATCGCAGCTCGTGCGGTGCAGGGGCTCGGCGGCGCGGTCGTCTCCGCCGTCGCGCTCTCGCTGATCATGAATCTCTTCACCGAGCCGTCCGGGCGCGCAAAGGCGATGGGCATCTACGGCTTCGTGTGCGCCGGCGGAGGCAGCATCGGTGTGTTGCTCGGCGGCGTGCTGACGAGCGCGTTCAACTGGCACTGGATTTTCCTCGTCAATCTGCCGATCGGCGTCGCGGTTTATGCCCTCTGCCTCGTCCTGCTGCCGGATGCGCGCGGTCAGACGGCGACTGGCCGTCTGGATGTCGCCGGCGCCGCGACGGTAACCTCGTCTTTGATGCTTGCCGTCTACGCGATCGTGAACGGCAACGAAGCCGGCTGGACGTCCGCGCCAACGCTTGGGCTGCTCGCAGCAGCGGCGGTGCTGCTCGCGACCTTCCTCGGTATCGAAAGCCGGGCACGCGAACCGCTCATGCCGCTTGGCCTGTTCCGGCTGCGCAATGTCGCCACCGCCAACGTCGTCGGCGTCCTGTGGGCCGCCGCGATGTTCGCCTGGTTCTTCATTTCCGCGCTCTACCTGCAGCTCGTGCTCGGCTACAGCGCGCTGCAGGTCGGACTCGCCTTCCTGCCGGCCAATCTGATCATGGCGACGTTCTCGCTCGGCCTCTCCGCAAAGATCGTCATGCGTTTCGGCATCAGGCCGCCGCTCGCGGTGGGACTGTTGCTGGCTGCGGTCGGGCTCTTGCTCTTCGCGCGGGCACCGGTGGATGGTCTCTTCGTCGTCGATGTGCTACCCGGCATGCTCCTCCTCGGCCTGGGCGCCGGCATCGCGTTCAACCCGGTGCTGCTCGCCGCCATGAGCGACGTGAGCCCAAACGAATCCGGGCTCGCCTCGGGAGTGGTCAACACCTCGTTCATGATGGGCGGGGCGCTCGGCCTCGCGATCCTGGCCAGCCTGGCGGGCGCCCGCGCGAACAACCTGCTCTCGTCCGGCGCGGGCTCGCTCGCTGCCCTCAACGGCGGCTACCACGTTGCCTTCCTGATTGGCGCTGTGTTCGCCGCCGCAGCGGCCTTGCTCAGCGCCGTGCTTCTTCGTGCCGGACGG